ATAcatattcaaattaaaatgtttcacaaatatcaaaatacatataaaaattacACAGTTGATGAAAAAATAAAGCTCTGTTCTAGTATTTCTAGTATTCATTAATCAGAAATAGCTTCAAGGTAAATGAAGTTAGATTTTTCTCGGACTGTTATGGTTTGGACATGTTTATGACTGTCAGTGTAGTTTTGTGTCGGTAAAGGCGTTCATCTGTATCAGCTGATGAAGAAGATGAAGAGTTATTTTTTCCAGTATTCTGGGGACAGCCATTTCCATTTCTCAGTCTGCAGGAAAAGGaagtcttttatttcattgaactGCAAagcatatattattataatttttttaattaattaatgtgcTGCACAAGCTAAACACTGCACTGAAAAAATCATGTTCTTTAGTATCAGTATATCTTCTGAATCagaatatttttctttttgtccagtaaaaacatttaaacatcctttaaacaaggtaaatttacctgagaagcataGTTAGCTgggtttttttttcacttgtcttaaataaaaatacacttatattctaTACAATTGATATTTTCTCtgaaaaaagacttaatatcttataatTGTAAAAATTAGTAATTgtgttaaaggtaaagtgtgtacagtaattttgtccattttaaaatattttctcctttcACAACTGAATATACAGATAAAACTATGAGTAATACGTTCATCACCCATATCAATCTCACTCACCTTAATGCCCCTGGCAGAAAATATCTGCTTTGGTTTTAGGTCTGTTAGCGTCTCATATGTATTAGTGTGTACTGAATTCTCCTCGGCTCTGGCTGTAGGCCGTGCATCTGGAATCTGCTCATATGTGTTATCAATGTGGAAGTGATTAGGGACGGATTCAAGAGCAACCACAGCATACATAGCATCATTCTCTTGCCTGTTGATCATTGACATTCCCTGCCCTGCTATGCTTTGGTTGCCAGATGTTCCAGCTAGCTGATAGTGAGATGTATTGCATAGCTTATCCAGACTGTTGCTTAGACCTGGCAACCTGTTGATTAGTGGATTACTGAGCTGTTCCCTCTGTAAGTGAGAAGACAGGTGGGGTTGGCTTTTCCTGTAGAAGTGTTCATCTTGTTCAGTGTCATCATCCAGGAAAGGCAAGGACTGACTTCTGCAGTTTGGCAATATGAGTTCGGAGTATATAGTTCCTTTGTTTGCGTCAGGGTTTTTCTGTAGTCTTAGGGCTTTGGGGTGTTCTCCCTGGTTGACCCTAAGAGCTGTACGTGAAATGTCCTCAGTGGGCATTCTGGCTCTTTCTTTGGGCCTCTGCGGGGCTACTTGAGTATACAGCACATTTTCTGGGCTGTGTTTGATTTCCAAGGAGGCAGATTTTACAGGAGGGCCTTTTCTTGGCACTGGAGGTACTGACTGTGGGAAGTAATCACAATTATCCAGATGTGAATCCACAGTCAGATGTTTAAGTACCTTGTTTTGCCaataataatgaagaatgtatagtaataaacatgttaaaaactaTTAGGTCCCACTTTATATAAAGTGTCTTTAGCCACGATGTACTGTACTTACAGATAAAGTTGGtttaaaattaaatggaaaaataagaATATTTGATAAAAGTTCAAATTAAAAATTCCAAAAGAAAACattctttcaaattgtaattaaaTGAATGTGACATACCTGTGTGTTTCTGTTGCCTTTGGGTGGAAGGGCTGGAGGCTGCAGGATCTCATTGGTCTTTACACACTGATGATCCCAAACATCCTTCACAGCTTTCACACTCACACCTGGCTTTTCCCTCAGGTCAAAATGAACCACATCGTACAGGTCGCTTGTGGAAGACTGCAAAACACACATAACCACATAGAAAAGATCAGATAGATCAGATAtgcacaat
This genomic window from Myxocyprinus asiaticus isolate MX2 ecotype Aquarium Trade chromosome 48, UBuf_Myxa_2, whole genome shotgun sequence contains:
- the LOC127437589 gene encoding hematopoietic SH2 domain-containing protein homolog, whose protein sequence is MSSLSSKGYQTCERQRTVLIFSNMTLKSHCTHQRTPTGSLWTSTYCIRQYSSKSQHNYLTRTHPMDNRRPKSHRFHSCLMFRFKDRVRMDQRQPVGDIQAENTESRLRELALKWFTETQAPLILHNGNFPEWFQGFINRKDAEEHLKDKELGCFLIRLSDKATGYILSYKGCDRCRHFVINQNKEGRFIVTGDTEMHDTLTSLIEYYKTSPIEPFGEYLTLSCFESSTSDLYDVVHFDLREKPGVSVKAVKDVWDHQCVKTNEILQPPALPPKGNRNTQSVPPVPRKGPPVKSASLEIKHSPENVLYTQVAPQRPKERARMPTEDISRTALRVNQGEHPKALRLQKNPDANKGTIYSELILPNCRSQSLPFLDDDTEQDEHFYRKSQPHLSSHLQREQLSNPLINRLPGLSNSLDKLCNTSHYQLAGTSGNQSIAGQGMSMINRQENDAMYAVVALESVPNHFHIDNTYEQIPDARPTARAEENSVHTNTYETLTDLKPKQIFSARGIKTEKWKWLSPEYWKK